Proteins encoded together in one Cyanobium sp. WAJ14-Wanaka window:
- a CDS encoding hyperconserved protein Hcp: MELDLQPGDVVKVLESAALGWVRARVIRVKSGGRVVVQSDQGREFTARGNQVRLIEPAGFRP; encoded by the coding sequence ATGGAGTTGGATCTACAACCCGGTGATGTGGTCAAGGTGCTCGAATCCGCTGCCCTTGGCTGGGTGCGGGCACGGGTCATCCGGGTTAAATCCGGAGGCCGCGTGGTTGTTCAAAGTGATCAGGGTCGGGAGTTCACCGCCCGGGGCAATCAGGTGCGCCTGATTGAACCGGCCGGCTTCCGCCCCTAG
- the gltX gene encoding glutamate--tRNA ligase, with product MGAGDSAVRVRLAPSPTGTLHIGTARTAVFNWLFARHQGGQFLLRIEDTDKERSKPEFTENILSGLKWLGLQWDGEPVIQSERIAAHRAAIQQLLDSGHAYRCYATEQELAAMREQQAAAKQAPRYDNRHRDLSPEQEAAFVAEGRQATVRFRIDDGASIGWTDLVRGEMRWAGSDLGGDMVVARRAPADQIGDPLYNLVVVVDDAAMAITHVIRGEDHIANTAKQLLLYGALGAQAPVFAHTPLILNQEGKKLSKRDGVTSISDFQAMGYTAEALVNYMTLLGWSPPEGMDERFSLEQAANAFGFERVNRAGARFDWDKLNWLNGQVLKEQGPAVLLEQLLPLWQAKGWELDKADNQWQADLCELIGPSMTLLADGVAQAEPFFSCPPLNEAAQVQLESEGAKPVLVALLALLPPGELGSEQAQKLLTEAATSAGVKKGVVMKSLRAALLGSLQGPDLLATWLLLHRLGQDRARIERCL from the coding sequence TTGGGTGCTGGGGATTCTGCTGTTCGGGTTCGTCTTGCCCCCAGCCCCACCGGCACCCTGCACATCGGCACGGCTCGGACCGCAGTTTTCAATTGGCTGTTCGCCCGCCACCAAGGCGGCCAATTCCTGCTGAGGATTGAAGACACCGACAAGGAGCGCTCCAAGCCGGAATTCACGGAGAACATCCTCTCCGGGCTGAAATGGCTTGGCCTGCAATGGGATGGCGAGCCGGTAATCCAGAGCGAGCGCATCGCAGCCCATCGGGCAGCGATCCAGCAGCTACTCGACAGCGGCCATGCCTACCGCTGCTACGCCACGGAGCAGGAGCTCGCCGCCATGCGGGAGCAGCAAGCCGCGGCCAAGCAGGCACCCCGCTACGACAACCGCCACCGCGACCTCAGCCCCGAGCAGGAGGCTGCCTTTGTGGCCGAAGGTCGCCAGGCAACGGTGCGCTTCCGCATCGACGACGGGGCCAGCATCGGCTGGACAGACCTGGTGCGGGGCGAAATGCGCTGGGCTGGCAGCGACCTCGGCGGCGACATGGTGGTGGCCCGCCGGGCTCCGGCCGATCAAATTGGCGACCCCCTCTACAACCTGGTGGTGGTCGTAGATGACGCCGCCATGGCGATCACCCACGTGATCCGCGGCGAAGACCACATCGCCAACACCGCCAAGCAACTCCTGCTGTATGGGGCCCTAGGTGCCCAGGCCCCGGTGTTTGCCCACACCCCCCTGATCCTGAATCAGGAGGGCAAAAAACTCTCCAAACGCGATGGGGTCACCTCGATCAGCGACTTCCAGGCCATGGGCTACACCGCTGAGGCTCTGGTCAACTACATGACCCTGCTGGGGTGGTCGCCGCCGGAGGGCATGGATGAGCGCTTCAGCCTGGAGCAGGCTGCCAATGCCTTTGGTTTTGAGCGGGTCAACAGGGCAGGCGCCCGCTTCGATTGGGACAAGCTCAATTGGCTCAACGGCCAGGTGTTGAAGGAGCAGGGTCCCGCTGTCCTGCTGGAACAGCTGCTCCCCCTCTGGCAGGCCAAGGGCTGGGAATTAGACAAAGCAGATAACCAGTGGCAGGCGGATCTCTGTGAGTTAATAGGCCCATCGATGACCCTCTTGGCCGATGGGGTGGCCCAGGCCGAGCCATTTTTTAGTTGCCCGCCCCTCAATGAAGCCGCCCAGGTCCAGCTGGAAAGCGAGGGGGCAAAACCCGTATTGGTTGCCCTGCTAGCCCTCCTACCCCCGGGGGAGCTGGGGTCTGAACAGGCCCAAAAGCTGCTGACGGAGGCGGCGACCAGTGCTGGAGTGAAGAAAGGAGTGGTGATGAAAAGCCTGCGGGCAGCGCTGCTGGGCAGCCTTCAGGGCCCCGACCTACTGGCCACCTGGTTGCTGCTCCACCGCCTTGGCCAGGACCGGGCCCGAATCGAGCGCTGTCTCTGA
- a CDS encoding type II toxin-antitoxin system Phd/YefM family antitoxin, with product MQVNILEAKNQLSKLVKAAQAGQEVVIAQRGVPAVRLVAISPAEPTPDPLAWLQAHPLPEQLRCSHEAIEASIQTERQGWD from the coding sequence ATGCAGGTCAACATTCTTGAGGCCAAGAACCAGCTTTCCAAGCTGGTCAAGGCGGCCCAGGCTGGTCAAGAGGTGGTAATTGCCCAGCGTGGTGTGCCCGCTGTGCGACTGGTGGCGATCTCCCCTGCCGAACCGACGCCTGACCCGCTGGCTTGGCTGCAGGCCCACCCCCTGCCCGAGCAGCTCAGGTGTAGCCATGAAGCGATCGAAGCAAGCATTCAGACCGAGCGGCAGGGGTGGGACTGA
- the rplS gene encoding 50S ribosomal protein L19 → MATDSNEVNDSSEVLEAPEEGAVSAGTATAEAKTAVATAAPKPTTGKMSAYEMIRAFEAGQLKSGLPEIYVGDTVKVGVRIREGTKERVQPYEGVVIAKRHGGMNETITVRRIFQGIGVERVFMLHSPQVASVTVERRGKVRRAKLFYLRDRVGKATRVKQRFDR, encoded by the coding sequence ATGGCAACGGATTCGAACGAAGTAAACGACAGCTCGGAAGTGCTGGAAGCCCCAGAAGAGGGCGCTGTTTCTGCAGGAACTGCAACCGCAGAGGCCAAAACAGCTGTGGCCACTGCGGCACCAAAGCCAACCACTGGCAAGATGAGCGCCTACGAAATGATTCGCGCCTTCGAGGCCGGGCAACTCAAGAGCGGTCTACCCGAGATCTACGTGGGCGACACCGTCAAGGTGGGTGTGCGGATTCGGGAAGGCACCAAGGAGCGGGTCCAGCCCTACGAGGGCGTGGTCATAGCCAAGCGCCACGGCGGGATGAACGAGACCATCACCGTGCGCAGAATCTTCCAGGGCATTGGCGTGGAGAGGGTTTTCATGCTCCACAGCCCCCAGGTGGCGTCCGTCACCGTGGAGCGCCGCGGTAAGGTGCGCCGGGCGAAGCTCTTTTATCTGCGGGATCGGGTGGGTAAAGCCACACGGGTCAAGCAGCGCTTCGACCGCTAG
- the cysS gene encoding cysteine--tRNA ligase: MSLRFTNTLSRRLEEFRPIEPGRVSIYCCGVTVYDLCHLGHARSYIAWDVLRRHLIWSGFSVTFVQNYTDIDDKILNRAAQEGSSMDAVSERNIDAFCADMAQLNILPPDRMPRATRSLDAIRALIGELEAKGAAYSADGDVYFAVMKHAGYGKLSGRDLAEQQHNADGRVADAEEARKQHPFDFALWKGAKPGEPSFPSPWGPGRPGWHIECSAMVREELGDTIDIHLGGADLIFPHHENEIAQSEAASGKQLAHYWLHNGMVNVGGQKMGKSLGNFTTIRALLESGVSPMNLRLFVLQAHYRKPLDFTAEALRAAATGWKGLNGALAMAVGGPAPQQASLSTELADARNRFQAALDDDLNSSAALAVLFELAKPLRSIANRIDRGDRDAALLVAADSQLQQQAALLAELADVLGLKAEPSTAKSATTADSESPVAANQASTTGPSEAEILALIEQRRTAKAAKDFAAADQIRAQLQEAGIELIDKPGGITDWLRG, encoded by the coding sequence ATGAGCCTGCGGTTCACCAACACCCTCAGCCGCCGTCTGGAGGAATTCCGCCCGATCGAACCGGGCCGGGTCAGCATTTACTGCTGCGGGGTCACGGTCTACGACCTCTGCCACCTGGGCCATGCCCGCAGCTACATCGCCTGGGATGTGTTGCGCCGCCACCTGATTTGGAGTGGCTTCTCGGTGACCTTCGTGCAGAACTACACGGACATCGACGACAAGATCCTCAATCGGGCCGCCCAGGAGGGCAGCTCCATGGACGCGGTGAGTGAACGCAATATTGACGCCTTCTGTGCCGACATGGCCCAGCTCAACATCCTGCCTCCGGACCGGATGCCCAGGGCCACCCGCAGCCTGGATGCGATCAGGGCCCTAATTGGCGAGCTGGAGGCCAAGGGTGCGGCCTATTCGGCCGATGGCGACGTCTATTTCGCTGTTATGAAACACGCCGGCTACGGCAAACTTTCCGGCCGGGATCTGGCCGAACAACAGCACAACGCCGATGGTCGGGTGGCGGATGCCGAGGAGGCCCGCAAGCAGCATCCCTTCGATTTCGCCCTGTGGAAAGGAGCCAAACCGGGAGAGCCCAGCTTCCCCTCCCCCTGGGGGCCTGGCCGTCCGGGCTGGCACATCGAGTGCTCAGCCATGGTGCGCGAGGAGCTGGGCGACACGATCGACATCCACCTGGGTGGGGCGGATTTGATCTTTCCCCACCACGAAAACGAGATTGCCCAGTCCGAGGCCGCCAGCGGCAAGCAGCTCGCCCATTACTGGCTGCACAACGGCATGGTCAATGTGGGCGGCCAGAAGATGGGCAAATCCCTTGGCAACTTCACCACGATCCGCGCCCTGCTGGAAAGCGGGGTGAGTCCGATGAACCTGCGGCTATTTGTGCTGCAGGCCCACTACCGCAAACCCCTGGATTTCACCGCCGAGGCCCTAAGGGCCGCTGCCACCGGCTGGAAGGGGCTCAATGGGGCCCTGGCCATGGCAGTTGGGGGCCCCGCCCCGCAGCAGGCGTCGCTTTCTACCGAACTGGCCGATGCCCGCAACCGTTTCCAGGCCGCCCTCGACGACGACCTCAACAGCTCCGCCGCCCTGGCCGTGTTGTTTGAACTGGCCAAGCCCCTGCGCTCCATAGCCAATCGGATCGACCGGGGCGACCGGGACGCCGCCCTGCTGGTGGCGGCAGACTCCCAGCTCCAGCAGCAGGCAGCCCTGCTGGCTGAACTGGCGGATGTGCTGGGCCTAAAAGCAGAGCCATCAACGGCGAAGTCTGCGACCACGGCGGACTCTGAGTCGCCTGTGGCGGCAAACCAAGCCAGCACCACTGGCCCCAGTGAGGCCGAGATCCTTGCCTTGATCGAGCAGCGCCGTACCGCCAAGGCCGCCAAGGATTTTGCCGCCGCCGATCAAATTCGGGCCCAGCTGCAAGAAGCCGGCATCGAGCTGATCGACAAGCCCGGCGGCATCACCGACTGGCTCCGGGGCTGA
- the polA gene encoding DNA polymerase I, with the protein MPGDKPLLLLVDGHSLAFRSFYAFAKGGEGGLATKAGIPTSVTYGFLKALLENCRGLTPQGVVIAFDTAEPTFRHGADPAYKAHRDTAPEHFFEDLGNLQRILEESLDVPLCMAPGFEADDVLGTLANRAADGGWRVRILSGDRDLFQLVDDGRDIAVLYMGGGPYAKNSGPTEIRREGVIAKLGVTPEEVVDLKALTGDSSDNIPGVKGVGPKTAITLLAAHGNLDGVYGALETLQAAGPKATDPKGALKGALVDKLANDKENAYRSRMLAEILIDIPLPTDPRLGLGEVKAEALASRLEELELFSLVRLVPSFAEIFSANPPELANKPAKPPEAPASAAAPAPAEQESPMPVLEPQVISSPGQLGALMERLMAATDPSQPIALDTETTDLNPFKAELVGLGICWGEGASELAYIPIGHHPPAAADLLSPAPEAPGQLPLDQVLQALAPWLASKAHPKTLQNAKYDRLILMRHGLALAGVVMDTLLADYLRDANAKHGLEALAERNFGFIPTSFTELVPKGANFASVPIEAASLYCGMDGHLTFRLTGLLASQLEAQGPQLTKLLEQIELPLEPVLAAMEATGIRIDIPYLGELSAELLGALTRLEAEAKAAAGVDFNLASPKQLGELLFETLGLDRKKSRKTKTGFSTDAAVLEKLEADHPVVALVLEHRTLSKLKSTYVDALPALVEPETGRVHTDFNQAVTATGRLSSSNPNLQNIPIRTEFSRRIRKAFLPEAGWQLISADYSQIELRILTHLSGEEVLVEAYKDGDDVHALTARLLLDKAAGEQVSAEERRLGKTINFGVIYGMGAQRFARETGVSQAQAKEFLGKYKQRYPKVFAYLELQERLALSRGYVETIFGRRRPFGFDPTGLGRLLGKDPLEIDLEVARRGGMEAQQLRAAANAPIQGSSADIIKLAMVQLHDQLIALGLPARLLLQVHDELVLEVAPEALETVLSLTRETMERAVELSVPLVVETGVGPNWMEAK; encoded by the coding sequence ATGCCAGGAGACAAGCCCCTGCTGCTGCTGGTGGATGGCCATTCATTGGCCTTTCGCAGTTTCTATGCCTTTGCCAAGGGGGGCGAAGGGGGCCTGGCCACCAAGGCGGGCATTCCCACCAGCGTCACCTATGGCTTCCTTAAGGCCCTGCTGGAGAACTGCAGGGGCCTGACACCCCAGGGGGTGGTGATTGCCTTCGACACCGCCGAGCCAACCTTCCGCCACGGGGCCGACCCGGCCTACAAGGCCCACCGCGACACCGCCCCCGAACACTTTTTCGAAGACCTGGGCAACCTCCAACGCATCCTTGAGGAATCCCTGGACGTGCCCCTATGCATGGCACCGGGCTTCGAGGCCGACGATGTGCTCGGCACCCTGGCGAACCGGGCTGCCGATGGCGGTTGGCGGGTGCGCATCCTTTCCGGTGACCGGGACCTTTTCCAGTTGGTTGACGACGGCCGCGACATTGCCGTGCTCTACATGGGCGGCGGCCCCTATGCAAAAAACAGTGGCCCCACCGAAATCCGCAGGGAGGGTGTGATCGCCAAGCTGGGGGTCACACCAGAGGAGGTGGTGGACCTCAAGGCCCTCACCGGCGACAGCTCCGACAACATCCCAGGGGTCAAAGGGGTGGGTCCAAAAACCGCCATCACCCTCTTGGCAGCCCACGGGAACCTCGATGGGGTGTACGGGGCCCTCGAAACCCTGCAGGCTGCTGGCCCCAAGGCCACGGATCCCAAAGGCGCCCTCAAGGGTGCCCTGGTCGACAAGCTCGCCAACGACAAAGAGAACGCCTACCGCTCGCGGATGCTGGCGGAAATCCTGATCGATATTCCCCTGCCCACTGATCCGCGGTTGGGGCTCGGCGAGGTGAAGGCTGAAGCCCTGGCCAGCCGCCTGGAGGAGCTGGAGCTGTTCAGCCTGGTGCGGCTGGTACCCAGCTTTGCGGAGATCTTTTCAGCCAATCCGCCCGAACTGGCAAATAAGCCAGCAAAGCCGCCAGAAGCACCAGCATCAGCGGCCGCACCAGCACCAGCCGAACAAGAATCGCCAATGCCGGTGCTGGAGCCGCAAGTAATCAGCAGCCCAGGGCAGCTCGGGGCCCTGATGGAGCGCCTGATGGCCGCCACCGACCCCAGCCAACCGATCGCCCTGGACACCGAAACCACGGATCTAAACCCCTTCAAGGCCGAACTGGTGGGCCTGGGAATTTGCTGGGGCGAAGGGGCATCTGAGCTGGCCTACATCCCGATTGGCCACCATCCGCCCGCCGCCGCCGACCTACTTAGCCCGGCCCCGGAAGCGCCAGGGCAGCTACCCCTCGACCAGGTGCTCCAGGCCCTGGCCCCTTGGCTGGCCAGCAAAGCCCACCCCAAAACCCTCCAAAACGCCAAATACGACCGCCTAATCCTGATGCGCCATGGCTTGGCCCTGGCCGGGGTGGTGATGGACACCCTGCTGGCCGATTACCTGCGCGATGCCAATGCCAAACACGGCCTGGAGGCCCTGGCCGAGCGCAACTTTGGCTTCATACCCACCAGCTTCACTGAGCTGGTGCCCAAGGGGGCCAACTTCGCATCGGTGCCCATCGAGGCGGCGTCGCTCTACTGCGGCATGGATGGGCACCTCACCTTTCGGCTCACGGGCCTGTTGGCCTCCCAGCTGGAAGCCCAGGGCCCCCAGCTGACGAAGCTGCTGGAGCAGATCGAACTGCCCCTCGAACCGGTGCTGGCGGCGATGGAAGCCACGGGTATCCGGATCGACATTCCCTACCTGGGCGAACTGTCTGCGGAGCTATTGGGCGCCCTTACCCGCCTGGAGGCGGAGGCGAAAGCAGCGGCCGGGGTCGATTTCAACCTCGCCTCCCCCAAGCAGCTCGGGGAACTGCTGTTCGAAACCCTGGGCTTGGATCGCAAAAAATCGCGCAAAACCAAAACCGGCTTCAGCACCGATGCAGCGGTACTGGAAAAGCTTGAGGCCGACCATCCAGTGGTGGCCTTGGTGCTCGAGCACCGAACCCTCAGCAAGCTGAAAAGCACCTACGTGGATGCCCTTCCAGCCCTGGTGGAGCCCGAAACGGGGCGGGTGCACACGGATTTCAACCAGGCCGTTACGGCCACCGGCCGGCTCTCCAGCAGTAACCCCAACCTGCAGAACATTCCGATTCGCACCGAGTTTTCCCGGCGCATTCGCAAGGCCTTTTTGCCGGAGGCTGGCTGGCAGCTGATCAGCGCCGACTACTCCCAGATCGAGCTGCGCATCCTCACCCACCTATCCGGGGAGGAGGTGCTGGTGGAGGCCTACAAAGACGGCGACGACGTGCACGCCCTCACGGCCCGGCTGCTGCTCGACAAGGCAGCAGGCGAGCAGGTAAGTGCCGAGGAAAGGCGCCTTGGCAAGACGATTAACTTCGGGGTGATTTACGGCATGGGTGCCCAGCGCTTTGCCCGGGAAACCGGGGTCAGCCAAGCCCAGGCCAAGGAGTTCCTGGGGAAATACAAGCAGCGCTATCCCAAGGTTTTCGCCTATCTGGAGCTGCAGGAGCGCCTGGCCCTGAGCCGGGGCTACGTGGAAACGATCTTTGGCAGGCGCAGGCCATTTGGCTTTGATCCCACGGGCCTGGGCCGGCTGCTGGGCAAGGACCCCCTGGAGATCGACCTGGAGGTGGCCCGCCGCGGCGGCATGGAGGCCCAGCAACTGCGGGCTGCAGCCAATGCACCTATCCAGGGATCCAGCGCCGACATCATCAAGCTGGCCATGGTGCAACTGCACGACCAACTGATCGCTCTGGGCCTACCGGCCAGGCTGCTGCTGCAGGTGCACGATGAATTGGTGCTCGAGGTCGCCCCCGAGGCCCTCGAGACCGTGCTGAGCCTCACCCGTGAAACCATGGAGCGCGCCGTCGAGCTGTCTGTGCCCCTGGTGGTGGAGACCGGCGTGGGCCCGAACTGGATGGAAGCGAAATGA
- a CDS encoding cation:proton antiporter: protein MKPLELLWGEAFFAGSLAQLLARLSGLPAVVLLLATGLLVGRAGFGWVQPESLGRGLEPLVGLLVSLVLFDGGLNLRLAGRDLQRTVVQLVLVRGVLGLLGGAWFAHQLAGLSWPLAWVFGAIALATGPTVVTPMVKQMRLLPGLGKVLEAEGLILEPAGAVLALLLLQLALGDLGGWQDVAVLLLLRLGGGVLVGAFGGLLLVEVLRRLPADADALKLQLSLGVLFVVVSGVQVFLPEAGLPAAVSAGVVVGLRLDEQASQLDELIAQLAQLAITVLFPLLAADLSWSELSPLGWGGVACVFALMLFRWLVIQAGGIGLPALAWREKLILSWIAPRGIVTAAVASLFALQLDQAGIPGAGALKGLVFLTILLTVGIQGFTAPVLARRLGLVVDDSETALDSGPVLAKAVEQQPGGQ from the coding sequence TTGAAGCCCCTGGAGCTGCTCTGGGGAGAGGCCTTCTTTGCCGGCTCCCTGGCCCAATTGCTGGCCCGGCTAAGCGGTTTGCCGGCGGTGGTTTTGCTGCTCGCTACGGGCCTTTTGGTCGGTCGAGCCGGCTTCGGTTGGGTGCAGCCCGAATCCCTGGGCCGTGGCTTGGAACCCCTTGTGGGGCTGCTGGTGAGCCTGGTGCTGTTCGATGGCGGACTCAATTTGAGGCTGGCCGGCCGGGACCTCCAACGCACCGTGGTGCAACTGGTCTTGGTACGTGGAGTGCTCGGCCTCCTGGGTGGAGCCTGGTTTGCCCACCAATTGGCGGGCCTGAGCTGGCCCCTGGCCTGGGTTTTTGGGGCCATTGCCCTGGCTACCGGCCCCACGGTGGTCACCCCGATGGTCAAGCAGATGCGGCTGCTGCCGGGCCTGGGCAAGGTGCTGGAGGCAGAGGGCCTGATTCTTGAACCGGCTGGTGCGGTCTTGGCCCTGCTGTTGCTGCAGTTGGCCCTGGGGGATCTGGGCGGTTGGCAGGACGTGGCCGTCCTGTTGCTGCTGCGGCTTGGTGGCGGTGTGCTGGTCGGGGCCTTTGGGGGACTGTTGTTGGTGGAGGTGCTGCGGCGCCTGCCCGCCGATGCAGATGCCCTCAAGTTGCAACTAAGCCTGGGCGTCCTGTTTGTGGTGGTCAGCGGTGTCCAGGTGTTTTTGCCCGAGGCGGGTCTGCCCGCAGCGGTAAGTGCTGGGGTGGTGGTGGGTTTGCGCCTTGATGAGCAGGCCAGCCAGCTCGATGAGCTGATTGCCCAGCTTGCCCAGTTGGCGATCACGGTGCTGTTTCCGCTGCTGGCGGCCGACCTCTCCTGGAGTGAACTGAGCCCCCTGGGCTGGGGCGGGGTGGCCTGTGTGTTCGCCTTGATGTTGTTCCGCTGGCTGGTTATCCAGGCCGGTGGCATTGGCCTGCCGGCCCTGGCCTGGCGCGAAAAATTGATCCTCAGTTGGATCGCCCCTAGGGGGATCGTCACGGCAGCGGTGGCGAGTTTGTTTGCCCTACAACTCGATCAAGCCGGGATCCCGGGGGCTGGCGCCCTGAAGGGCCTGGTCTTTTTGACGATCCTGCTCACCGTGGGCATCCAGGGCTTCACCGCACCTGTGTTGGCAAGGCGGCTGGGTCTGGTGGTTGACGATTCAGAGACAGCGCTCGATTCGGGCCCGGTCCTGGCCAAGGCGGTGGAGCAGCAACCAGGTGGCCAGTAG